cagttgataattttttatgtgtgGACGAGGGTTAATTTTTTAGCTTCTAAACGTCAAAGTGTGTTTGAGGTCTAAATTTTGATTCCTGTTAAGTGAGTGTTACCACATATTTTCAATAACGTGATATCTAACTATTTTGATGTGTTTCATGTTTTGTGTGCGAATGAGTTGCGACCTGTAGATAATCAAAAGGAAATTTTATAATCTACAATTTGCTGATATTAAATTTCTAACAGAGTATAAATTTGTCTCGTTTTGAATTCCAGGTTACTAATTGCAAACATGAATATCATCTGCATTGCATTCTTGAGTGGTAAGTTGTCTAAGTGCTTGATGAATATAGATTGGGTTTTGTCTAATGTGAGAAGGAATGGTACCTTTTTCCTTCTTCTGCAAATGTGGAACAATAGTTTGAATTGTGAGGCCTGCATCTTACAcaactcttttcttctttaggtCACAAAGAAGCCAAGAGTGCCCAATTTGTTGGCAATCCCTTGCTTTGAAAGACCCTGCCAGGTATATATATGCTCACCTGCTAAACCCCTTCCCCACCTAAAAATAGTCTGTCACTTTTTCTACTCCTTTTTAAGTACTTGTTCCTAGCCTTTTTTGGGTATGCTTGGCAGTTTTTCTTTACTGCTTTTGCTTCTGCAGCCAAGAGCTTCTAGCTGCAGTTGAAGTTGAAAAACGCTTGAGATCAAGAAAGATGACTACTTTTCGTACCCGCCTTGAACAGTATGCCTATGTAAGATATCCAAGTGTTGATCTTTAGGGATCAGTTTTGTTGTGTTAATATCTATTGACATTTCTTTCCTTGGTACATGTAGCATAGTTTCATTCAATGATCAGTTTCAAGTTATTCTGTTGCAGGAGGATGACTTTTTCTCAGACGACTCTGATTCTGATGACCAGATTATGAGGCGCCTAGTTGCTGCTGCAAATAGATCTCGTCTTGTTCAGAGACAGGAAAGGAATAGATCACCTGGTGCTGGTCCATCAGATGTTCTTGATATTAACTCTTCCATACATGTATCTGGGGTGCAAACAATTTCACCATCTTCGGGTCCTGCCTCTGGAGTAACATCTACATTTAACAGTCAACCTCCGGTATCAAACACTACATCCGAAAGTGCAAACCGACCAAACACTTATGAGATGTTTTCCTTCCCAGAATCCTTCAAATCCAAATTTTCTGCTGCTTCAACCAGGTAAACACCTTAGCACTTTGACCGGTGTATGCTCCAATCCAATTATTATCTGAAATATTGTTAGTGCTAATAACATCTCTAAAATATTGCAACAGATATAAGGAATCAATTTCAAAAGGTACACGGGGCCTCAAAGAGAAGTTACTTGCCCATAATGTCTCAGTAAAAGAGCTGAGTAAAGGTGTTCAGCGTGAGATGAATGCAGGCATTGCTGGAGTTGCACGGATGATTGAACGCCTTGATCTTTCAAAACGGTCCAATTCTCCTATCATTCCAATCCATAGTGAGGGAACTTCAGACTTCCCAAAGGAAGGGAAGAAGTATGTTGGAGAGAATGGCATTGGGGGTTCTCCAAGTAAAGAGAGTGAAGGTGCAGTTCACGATGTTAGTTCAGATGTCCCATTTGTCACAGGCGTTCAATCTTTTGGTCCAGGTTACTTCTAATCTATCAAACATCTTAGTTTCTaccttaaaaatttgtttgttaCAAAAGTTATCTGGTTATCAAAGTTCGATGAAACCTTGGTATCCAATAAACTACAGCACAAGTTTAAAGTTGAATTTATGTAGCAGTCATAAATTAGTCTAtcttaatgaaacaaaaattgcaTTTGCACCCCTGTTGGTATAACTATTGTTGTTCTAAAAGGAAGTGTGCCAAATTGGATTTTGGAATGGTGGATGTCTGTGTAGTGTGTTTCTGAATGGTTGAAAGTTGAGTATTGACTAACGCCTTCAATGTGTTTCACTATTCAGGGTGGAAATGATAAGCTATGGAGACTTAGATGACCAGGTTTAGTCACTATCCTGAGTCAATTGTCTAAGAAGTGCAAGAGACGCCTCTGATAACCAATGTACCCGTTGGTATGCGTCCTGCATCGTTATCAATGTCAATTACTTGTAGGAATTAGAAATATGTGCCATCAATTATAGAGCTGCTGCTTTTATTTAATGCTGCATCTATCTCAATAGATGTTTCATGGAGTCTTATCTATGTCTACTACCCCTTTTACATGCCAATACTTTATTAGCATTAATCTAATTATTTCAGAGCCTCtaaatttgcaaatttggttATGTTTGAGGCTACTTGCTAAGTAAAAATTACAGATGTTGCACATGCAGTTAAACTAAAACAGgattaacataaattataaatcattatGATATTAGCAATTTAAGAAAACATGTCACCATTTTGTTTCTTATGGTATAAAATGTGCGCTAAGAGAGTATTGGACATGATCATTATATCCACTAAGAATTTTTAACTCCTATATTTCGTAATAGAAGTTATAGcttgtaatatattttcttaagaaACCGATTCTGGTATTCTAGTCCGATTTAACTTGTGTTTGAAATTGTATCTGAGCTAATATATtactgcatttttttttatgttttacatTAAGTTAGTTAATCaaatattcaaactattcaTTAACATTACCTTTTTCATTTCAATCATTTAACATAATACTTGattttgtaacaaaaaattataatagtttaTAAGCTTAACAGATGCTTTATCAATTACATTTTAACCAAGTGTTTCtcttttcaaaaacttttgtcCAACTTTTCAACTACTTGACCAATGcctaaagaaaacaaaaggaggTAAGTTGTGGTGGCAAATGGCATCAATTActcaattaaatattgtaattaaggTCATTCAATGcataattgaatataatacAATTTGTCATCATTATCACTAACTATTTGTTCTATGTGGATGTTATCAGTTTGATTATACGAAAACGGTTGATGAATATAGATGGTACCGATCGGATAATCCAAGAAAGTTTATGGTTACCTTATACAATATAACACGAAATAACTttagtttgatatttattttaacattaaacaTGAAAAGACATATATTAAGCATGAAATACTTAGCTTATTTgctgtaattaaaatttattttaatgtcaacatttaaaattactaaattttattaatttctttcattttcctttCTCGAATACGTatatttgtttatctttttagGTAAAGACTAGCATCGTCTGCATTGCTCACATTAAATTGAGtctaaattaacaaaaagaacTAAGTAGGGATTTTTGAAAGGTCCTTTTATTTAAGTAGATATTTTGGTTCTAATGTTATATCTCACTTTAAGATATTAAGTAATTTGTAATAGGCTCaactaatttcttttattgtaaaaaagaatttaatatatatatatatatatatatatatatatatatatatatatatatatatatatgtgtgtgtgtgtgtgtgtgtattttttttatattttaaaggtcTTGATAATTCTTGTAGAAAGACTTATTCTTCATGATGAATATCTTATCTTTCTCTAAtacaaaatcttataaataataaattttatgtttaaagtcTTTCTTAAATGTCCACTACTAAACAtacttttagaaaatttattaagtttaaaaagtcgatttatttataaatgatgttttaataaaatatcattttatatataaaattacgtCGTCATACTAATTAATAATTGTGCTTCTGCTTAGAAATAGTCTTAActctctaaaattaaaattatttgcaGTTTTATCCTTATTTAGCGTGATAAGATAATTAATTCGTAAATTTATCGGTCTATTTAATACAGTCccactttttaaataattatgatattatctAATCAAATAAGACAATTGCGTTAAATCAACCACAGGGCTTGTTGATAATCAATTAACATACTTGAAACATTAATtcgaaatatttatttaaatgagagAAATAAGTTAGTTAGGATAGACTTGTATGAATATCACGTTAAACCTGAAAAGAAAACACCATATCAGGTTTATATTAGAAGATTATAAAGCGTATTTAACATGACTTTATCACTCTCTCTCCCTCCGTTTTTAGTCAAGTAGCTTATGtcataaatgaaagaaaactaTTGACGTGAATTTTACAATTGGTACAGTGTAATAACGATGTTTCAAACAAGTTGAAAGTCAAGTCACACCACAAAATATCTGCATAACTTGTAGCCCAATTTTCCTTCGTTTTTAATTTTCGTGATACCTACATTTCTAGGTTAATAATTGCTAAGCCaattttagtttagtttgaCTAAAGTtttagaagaaaacaaagagcAGAAGATTTATCACTGCAAGAAGAAAATTCATCTATTTCTTttgaagtttaaaataaaaaataaataaaccaacATCATACACCTCAACCATGTTCAaagatttaatttcaattttactgaCTATAAACCAACCTCACACTGTAAGATCAACTTTATGCATAGAAACAAACCAGCAGAAACCTCAAATCTGTTCCAAAATGGTCTGTGCAGCAGAAACTGTAACAACAGATGGATCTTCTTCAACATTTAAAGCCTTAATCACTCCATCTACTACATATGCTGACCATCTACAACCAAGCAATACTCTTTTAATATCTGAATGAAGTTAAAGATAGAAAAGAATAGTAATAGATGCATCTTACATAAAAAAGCACTTCTATATGGATTACAACTTCTATGATATATACCTTtcagaacaaaacaaaactatGTGTCAAATCTTAATTCATGGAGGGTAGATATTATATACCTTTCAGAACGAGTTCCaagcaaaacattagagagatCAGTGACTAATTTCAAACTTCTATGAAAGCTCCCATCAAAGTCCCCATAAAACTCAATCTGGAAGTccaatttaaaaagaaaatgaaagggCAACATTCGTAGCAAGTACCCAGAAGTAAAAGAATGCAACCTTGGTAaatgtaaaattgtaaatactaaCTTGTTTCATCTAGTTTGCAAATGTAACAGTTTGCAAATTCAAATGCTAAGGAAACTACTAACTTGTTTCATCTAGTaacaatttgtaagaaaaaagttatttttcacctctccttttaatataaaagaaaatactagTTATATTTCTGAATTTTTATATACCAACTTTATGAATAAAGAGAATGGAAGAAGAAACTAAGTAAGGCAAGAAGACAGGGATAACTTACAGTGTCTTTGCCTTGAAGCTTCTCTGCCCACTCATTCATAGTATACGGATCGTTGATTGCAACACAGATAACAAAATCGACCCTCTTAGCCTTAAACTTGTCAGCATTATCCATGTAAGTTGGAACATGTTCTTCTGAACAGACTCCTGTGAATGCACCCTGATAAATAGTCAAAACATCACAAcaaatattttggaaaatacAATGAAAGCAAGGTCCATTAATTTACTTCTAACTCTTGAAAATCACGTATACaaaattctaatatataatataactcaCCGGGATTCCAAATATGACGACTTTCTTGTCCTGAAGCAAGGTGGGAAGATACATCAGTAACAGTAACTgagagaaaagataaaaaggatGGGTTTGAGAGTGAGAATGGAACAGAAGGTGGTGGGGACCTTGAAGATGTCCACGAGAGGAGTGGTTAAGAAGTTAGAAGCGACACTTTGGTCCCATGTGCGAGCTCTTTGAAGAGAAACATTGGGTGCAATGCAGAGTATATCTGTTCCAACTTTAACCTTTGCCAAAGAGGAAGAAGACCTCATCCCATGAGCTGCACACAATGATTTCATCACTCGCTTCACCAATGTGCCTGTCATGGCTTCCTTGTTGGGATTCCTTTCGTTTCGTTGGAAAGGCCAAtggaacaaaacaaaacaacacatGCATTCGTTTTCTGCCTTTACATAACAGCATAACCTATCATTCTTGTCTTGTCCTTCAATTCTACTTTTTTGGGTCCTCTCTTTCTTCTGCATTATTCTGTTGCTTCTTCGCTCAGTAATTCCGCCACTTGAATaaattacgaaaaaaaaaaagaattttggttCCTAATCTAGCCCTTAACTTTTCAGTCTCTAGCCCTTTACTTGCCAGAGAATTGCTCGAGTTGAGAAGATTAATGTTTCTCAGCTAACATTACTGACAGATGTTGTTACGTTAGCAGACTGAATAACAATGTCAAGGAAACACGAATTTCACagcattttaaaaattcatttggAACTCTCACTTTCTAAAACAACAAAAGTACAACAGAAGTAGCAGTAAAATTCATTCTGTGATTAAGAACTACTTCTCCACTTTAGCACTCAACTAGTCCTTCCCTAATGAAAAAAACATAGAACAAATTTAAACTTAAGAACACAATTCAAATTCACCAAAAGTAATGAATCTATAAATTATTTACTACGagtatatactataatttaatataCCAATATTTTGTGAagatttaactttaaaataaaatacttggTTATGAATTAGTCAGACATAATTTCTACCATAcacatttgaaattttgatttttaaactttcaaatttgttttaaatatgaCATGGAATCTCTTAACCATTTTTATGTTtgaaatttcaatattttgaaaattgtaattGAATACAATGTATATTTAGCCTCTTCAGGaataagtattgatatttatttacaCGCAAATATCTAATACCCATATCTACTATGCTTAATCCTGTTCTGAATATTTTAAGCATCATTGAAAGTTAATTAAGGATATAATTGGTTGAATAGGCAATCAAGATGAAAGAATATTCCATAATTGGAATATCAAATTGGCAAGAGTGTTTAAAGTGAGAAAAGCCTTATGATTTCAAACGATGGgccataaattaattatttttatcttcaaattcatattttattttcttgttaatCTAAACTAGCTATACCTATAGCATGAAAACcttaagaaaaaaagtataaaaaagaagaagataaatgtggttataaaaaataatacatccaaAAAATTGAAGGATTTTCAAGACTTAAACTTGTCCTTGATCCATAGCTCTGTGGAAGGTTAACAGACATGAACTTAAAAATGCAGGGTTTACCTATCCCAAAATCACCACTCACGCCCATGACCAAAAATCAAATCAtgcaaacataatattttttttttatcgacaaatCTTAGATGTtagtttttaataataagaGAAATTGAACCTACAACCTTTCACCCTCCCTTCTAAACTCTACAAACCaaccttccttctccaaattaTTATGTAAACATGAATTGATATATAACAAAAGGATTCGGTGTCATAATTCCTTAATGTATCAGACACGTTAAGCTAATACGGCTAAAAGGTGTTACAGTGTAAAAACCTAATGGAAGCCTTTCACTAGTCGCAACTTCAATGTATCATGTTGATTTGTATAGTCAAGCAACTCCAAAATACTattgaagaaaatgagtttttaTAGAGTTCTTATACGACAAACTACAATCAAAGTTACCTAACTATTAAAAATACAGTTTTCCAAATCAAAATAAAGATTTTGtgaatagagaaataaaataggACTCACTAAAATAACTTAGGAACTCAAGTTGCAATGAAGATGTTACTAAACTCAAGGGAGACTTCAACAGAAAAACAAGTAagactataaataaataaagaaatgataaaATACCAAAGTTACAGCTGATATGTTATGCATGCCGAAAAGTTACTCAACCGAATAACCATGCATGCAGGGAAGAAGGGAGTAGTGACCACAGAAAAAAGTCCAAACTGACAAGCTTGTATCAGCAGGAAGTATTAGGTACATTTTATTGAAGACTTACTACATATAAACAAACCAAACAGGAACTTTAAATCTGTCCCAAAATGGTGTCTGCACCAGAAACCTTAACATCAGATGGAGCTTCTTCAACATTAAGAGCCTTAACCTTTCCATCTACCACATATGCTGACCATCTACAAGGAAACAACTACTCTTTTAGAATTGAAATCTAATCTTTAACTCAAAAAGGAATATGCATGTCTTGTGTAGAAAGCAATGTTCTAAGGACTAGCTACCCAACCAATTGGTCTGGCTTCAGGTATGGTTTCCCCCAAACCCCATATTTGGCCAATAAACAGTAAGTGATAGCAAATCAACGTGAAtcagaatttattttattattattttgaaaattccaACAGGCAAAGTGCATTTATAGTGTTTCCTCTTTAAAATGATGCATGCAGGATTATGAAAATGGTTTGACAttgttaatatatttacattattatgtTGTCATTACTTGGTAGTTTCATCAGTACTTtgtatcctttttttttaaaacagagAACTTATGACCTCAAAATTTAGGCGTGTGATAGTTCTAAAATATAGGAAGAAAGCAAGTTTTTTCAGGATCAAAATCAAACACTTGTTCAAGTGAACAAGTGCAACTACGAGGATGGTATATAACATACCTTTCAGATCGTGTTCCAAGTAATGCACCCGAGAGATCAGTAACCAACTCCAAACTCTTGTGAAAGCTCCCGTCAAAGTCCCCATAAAACTCAATCTGGAGATAAATTGTGCATAacattagaaaagaaaatgcaCATAACCCATTTCCGAAAGAGAAATGTTAGGAACACACCCTCTTTTAAACACATTCTctataattaattgaaatttattaaaaatcacaaTTTGATGAGTCTTACAATTTAATTAACACCTGTCTCTCCttccaataaattttaaccCATAAGAGAGTGTTTTCTCAATAATCCCTTCCCAGAATAAAGGAGATGGGAAAACCAAAAGAcaccaaatagaaaaaaattataattcattgaGGTCAATGAATGCATGATAGTCAACATAGAAATTTCCATATTAATTGAACAGATTATGTTTACTACAACTTTCACATATTTCATTTAACCAAGTCACTGCTGATACATTATCTTCAACTCGTGACCAGTTCTAACAAAATGACAATGTACAACACAAGGACATCCCACGCTTAATTACAAACATGTCTACAGATTGAACGATCCTTCAATTGTCACTCAAAACTTAGCAGCAAAAATTAGACAGAGATACCAAGTGTTTTACCAGGGAAATGCAAATGAGAAAAGTATAACCTCAGAACATatgaaaccttttttttttaatagtgagACTAGGGAAGTAGGCAAGGATAACTTACAGCCTCATTGGCTTGAAGCTTCTCAGCCCACGCATTCATCGTATACGGATCATTAATAGCCACACAAATAACAGAATCTATCCCTTTAGCCTTAAACTTGTCAATATTCTCTTTGTAAGAAGGAACATGTTTGTTTGAACAAACTCCTGTGTATGCACCCTGAGAGATAACCAAAGCATAAAAATTATCACTCTTAAAATAATCACATTTCTTTCAAACAATTCCATTTCCTAGAAACAAAGGAAGCAGTCATTCATCCACGTAAAACAGCACCAAATCttgcaaaaacaaaacaaacaaacaccAAAGTGGCATCCAGAGACACATCAATTATTCAGAAAAATTGAAAGTTAACTTACTGGGAGCCCAAATATAACAACTTTCTTGTCCtggaaattaaaagaaaaaaaaaagacttagcAATATAGTGAAAAAGGGGTTTGAAAAATGGAACGGCAtaaaaaaaaccaaagaaaGAGTGGGACCTTGAAGATGTCTTTGAGAGGAGTGGTGGAGAATTTGGAAGCAAGACCCTCGTCCCAGGTACGAGCTTTCTGGAGAGAAACATTGGATGCGGCAGAGACTATGTCAGTCCCAGTTGCAATCTTGGCGTAAAACCTCGTACCAAGAACTGCAGACACTGATTTCATGATCCGACAACCACCTCGATTCACCATAGCGGAAGCCATCACAAAACTCTCACAGGTTCGTAACTGAATTGAAATCGTGTACCAAGACAAAAATCACATTCCAATTGTTTTGGGCCCTTACTGGGCCTTTCTTAAAATGGGCCAAGTTCATACTCCATCTTTTTAGCCCAACTGATTCTGGTCCGCATTCTGGGTTGAGTCATttcttagattcaattttttttttcattttatattttgatgcATGTGTTGTTTTATTTGAGCATATTTCCGATACTTTTCAATTCCTTGCATGTGTTGTTCTAACTAAACAATATTGTTTATAGCAAAATTTATAATGATTCCCGATACTTTTCAATTCCTTATATTTTCAAAAGAGTTGAAAAGTTCTAATATTTTCaattccatattttttaatagtgatATTCTTCACTTAAAAGTTCTAATAATGATCAAATGCTTGTATATTGACGATTTTTTTTATGAgtaatagacaaaaaaaaatcatgtataaaTAGTGATAGACAATTGaccttaaaaaaaagttattgagacaaatattaaaaatcacaaattaatCTTAACTTAAGTTGGATTGAATTGTTAAAGATACCTTATAAATTGTTAAATCAATATTAGatgaatcaaaatatttttacactaatACTTTATTTGGTAGATATAGTTTATTATTTGTGAAAGTTTAAGAGGGTTAATTTAAGATGTTGTTTGTATTTGGTTTCAAGTAATTTGAGATAATCTGTAATGATATGGAAGGAAAgttttgaaagagaaaatgaaatgtGAGAAGAGAAAAGGATGGATTTGCAAGAGTTGTTTCATAGATTGCTAATTTACtcacatatataatatttttattttttataactattactaaaaattaataaacaatatttaaaaagaatatttaaaaagaatatttgaaagaaataatttatttctcaactattttttaaaacaaaatatttatatttttaaaaaatacacataatGATAATGTTTACATTATACTAAAAACAACCTACTATTAATTCAATCAAATCAATCCCTATTAATAGTAAACTTTCTACTTAAATCCAGTGTCTTTCTATTAAACCAAATCACCACCTTCTATCAACTTTCTCTGAAATCACTACAAAGAGATGAAAAATGAGCAGAAAAAATTGTAAGACGTGAAAGGAAGTATTCGAAGGCCTTATAAAAGAAGTGAAATTATGGCAACAGATTGGAAAGTTGGAAATAAGAGAAGAGAATTTCTAAGTGGGATATGATCCGTAACCTTTAAAGATTCTTACTTACATCCttggaaaaaaaatgtggaaagaaaaaaaaaacgtgcagaataaataagaattgtTTAGTTAGATAcgaaatatataaaatggaCAGTATTGAAAAGATTAGAAATTGAAGTGAAATTATACATGTTCCTATCTAAAAGTTCTAGTCATTGACACAAAACAAGGATTAAGACGATGAATAATACTCATAATATTCCTGTTGATGTCGGGAATGCATACCGGAAAAAGATATCATTTAAAAGtggtaattttttaataactaaattttgataatttttttaatttttttaatttttttatattttaaaatagtttaaaagatgtctattcaaattgaaaaagaaaattgttaaaatttaattttcgaATATCCTAAAAATCTAGAAAACAGCCCTGCCACTTTGGTAGTACCATGGGCTTGTCTCTTCGGTGTTATAAATGAACCTTTCAGTGTGTCCCTCAATTATTTATAGCGAAGAAAATGAGGGTTCTCAGTTAACGTCTTCTTGGTTGCAACATGCACCctttaatgaaaagaaaaatatcaaaatttgtaataaaaggagaaaataaacaagttcaTTTTTTCTTGAGAGTGTCGGCCACAAGGAAAATTGTTGTAACTTGTAAGAAAGGAGAAGCATTCTTAGACAGCAGATCTTGCCTGGAAGATTCACAGGTTTATTATAATAAGCAAAGCCCAATGCTTATGCTTGCAatcataaacaactttttttttttgcatcgCTTCTAATAGGATCTAGTAAACGATAAAGTGAAAACTATATTAGTTTTTGTGACTTTTCTCTTCGGTTGTCTTTCTTCCAGGAAAGCAACGGTTCCAAACTTTTTCTTCACTATTCGCTATCCAAACTCTTCAATGGAACATGCTCATAGGATCCACAAATCCATATCAAAATAACTTCTGTCAATTCTTTTAATGAATGTTTGTCAGGGAATAAAAGTATATGATGAATGAAAATGCTCtcttaaataaacaattattataaGCTTAACTTTTCCATGGATCTCTTAGTTATATTTTCCTAAATT
This portion of the Vigna unguiculata cultivar IT97K-499-35 chromosome 6, ASM411807v1, whole genome shotgun sequence genome encodes:
- the LOC114186602 gene encoding peroxiredoxin-2F, mitochondrial-like, translated to MQKKERTQKSRIEGQDKNDRLCCYVKAENECMCCFVLFHWPFQRNERNPNKEAMTGTLVKRVMKSLCAAHGMRSSSSLAKVKVGTDILCIAPNVSLQRARTWDQSVASNFLTTPLVDIFKDKKVVIFGIPGAFTGVCSEEHVPTYMDNADKFKAKRVDFVICVAINDPYTMNEWAEKLQGKDTIEFYGDFDGSFHRSLKLVTDLSNVLLGTRSERWSAYVVDGVIKALNVEEDPSVVTVSAAQTILEQI
- the LOC114189009 gene encoding E3 ubiquitin-protein ligase RHF1A, with product MENFTCSPSPLSAIPSISAPSSSAPFDDSFEDSCSICLESFTIHEPSTVTNCKHEYHLHCILEWSQRSQECPICWQSLALKDPASQELLAAVEVEKRLRSRKMTTFRTRLEQYAYEDDFFSDDSDSDDQIMRRLVAAANRSRLVQRQERNRSPGAGPSDVLDINSSIHVSGVQTISPSSGPASGVTSTFNSQPPVSNTTSESANRPNTYEMFSFPESFKSKFSAASTRYKESISKGTRGLKEKLLAHNVSVKELSKGVQREMNAGIAGVARMIERLDLSKRSNSPIIPIHSEGTSDFPKEGKKYVGENGIGGSPSKESEGAVHDVSSDVPFVTGVQSFGPGWK
- the LOC114186603 gene encoding peroxiredoxin-2F, mitochondrial-like yields the protein MASAMVNRGGCRIMKSVSAVLGTRFYAKIATGTDIVSAASNVSLQKARTWDEGLASKFSTTPLKDIFKDKKVVIFGLPGAYTGVCSNKHVPSYKENIDKFKAKGIDSVICVAINDPYTMNAWAEKLQANEAIEFYGDFDGSFHKSLELVTDLSGALLGTRSERWSAYVVDGKVKALNVEEAPSDVKVSGADTILGQI